One window from the genome of Candidatus Abyssobacteria bacterium SURF_5 encodes:
- a CDS encoding response regulator, translated as MTTPSEKTVLVVDDEPDILLFLQTALEDAGFNVVTASNGDEALQRVKECPPDFISCDLVMPKKSGVRFLYELRKHKEWARIPIVVVTAHARDELGSKDLKEILDGKILSGPQVYLEKPVRAEDFVGMVKRELGIVETAPSKAAESTDALKKQVQELLNSADPEALKEAARILKAKRT; from the coding sequence ATGACGACTCCATCCGAAAAAACAGTCCTGGTGGTGGATGACGAACCCGATATTCTTCTGTTCCTGCAAACGGCGCTCGAGGATGCCGGCTTTAATGTCGTTACTGCTTCCAATGGAGATGAGGCGCTCCAAAGAGTAAAAGAATGCCCTCCCGACTTCATCTCCTGCGATCTCGTGATGCCGAAAAAATCAGGCGTGCGATTTCTCTATGAGCTGAGAAAACATAAGGAATGGGCGCGGATCCCCATCGTCGTAGTCACCGCGCACGCGCGCGATGAATTGGGCTCCAAAGACCTGAAGGAAATCCTCGACGGAAAAATCCTTTCCGGCCCGCAGGTGTATCTCGAGAAGCCGGTTCGCGCGGAAGATTTTGTCGGTATGGTCAAACGCGAACTCGGAATCGTGGAGACGGCGCCTTCAAAAGCCGCGGAATCGACCGACGCCCTGAAAAAACAGGTTCAGGAATTGCTGAATTCCGCCGATCCCGAAGCTCTCAAGGAGGCCGCCCGAATACTTAAGGCAAAAAGAACCTGA